In Dasypus novemcinctus isolate mDasNov1 chromosome 23, mDasNov1.1.hap2, whole genome shotgun sequence, the following proteins share a genomic window:
- the GUSB gene encoding beta-glucuronidase produces MAGGAAGRWAVLGALVWGCALALQGGMLYPRDSPSRERRELGGLWSFRADFSDNRRQGFEQQWYRRPLRELGPTMDMPVPSSFNDVGQDGRLRSFVGWVWYEREVILPQRWTQDLYTRVVLRIGSAHYHALVWVNGIHVAEHEGGHLPFEADISRLVQTGPLSSCRITIAINNTLTPHTLPPGTIQYQKDTSKYPKGYFVQNTDFDFFNYAGLHRPVLLYTTPTTYIDDIAVTTDVDQGTGLVNYQIFVQGSDHFELKVRLLDEDGGVVAQGTGAQGQLQVPSAHLWWPYLMHEHPAYLYALEVRLTAQTAAGSTSDFYTLPVGIRTVAVTKRQFLINGKPFYFHGVNKHEDADIRGKGFDWPLLVKDFNLLRWLGANAFRTSHYPYAEEVMQLCDRYGIVVIDESPGVGIVLPESYDNVSLHHHLEVMEELVRRDKNHPAVVMWSVANEPTSFLEPAAYYFKTVIAHTKALDPSRPVTFVTRVDSASDLGAPYVDVICVNSYYSWYHDYGHMEVIQVQLTTQFEKWYQVYQKPIIQSEYGADTIAGFHQDPPLMFSEEYQKDLLEHYHWVLDQKRKEYVVGELIWNFADFMTDQSPMRALGNKKGIFTRQRQPKSAAFLLRDRYWKIANETMYHLSAMKSWCLGNSPFTSKSKNYFSTA; encoded by the exons ATggcggggggcgcggcggggcgcTGGGCCGTGCTCGGCGCGCTCGTCTGGGGCTGCGCGCTGGCGCTGCAGGGCGGGATGCTGTACCCGCGCGACAGCCCGTCGCGGGAGCGCCGGGAGCTGGGCGGCCTCTGGAGCTTCCGAGCCGACTTCTCCGACAACCGGCGCCAGGGCTTCGAGCAGCAGTGGTACCGGAGGCCGCTGCGGGAG CTGGGCCCCACCATGGACATGCCAGTGCCCTCCAGCTTCAACGACGTGGGCCAGGACGGGCGGCTGCGCAGCTTTGTGGGCTGGGTGTGGTATGAACGGGAGGTGATCCTGCCCCAGCGGTGGACCCAGGATCTGTACACGAGGGTGGTGCTGAGGATTGGGAGCGCCCACTACCACGCCCTGGTG TGGGTGAATGGGATCCATGTAGCAGAGCATGAGGGGGGCCACCTCCCCTTTGAGGCTGACATCAGCAGGCTGGTCCAGACGGGCCCCCTGTCCTCCTGCCGCATCACCATCGCCATCAACAACACGCTCACCCCCCATACCCTGCCACCAGGCACCATCCAGTACCAGAAGGACACCTCCAA GTACCCCAAGGGCTACTTTGTCCAGAACACAGACTTTGACTTCTTCAACTACGCCGGCCTGCACCGGCCCGTGCTCCTCtataccacccccaccacctacATCGACGACATCGCCGTCACCACCGACGTGGACCAGGGCACAG GCCTGGTGAATTACCAGATCTTCGTCCAGGGCAGTGACCACTTTGAGCTGAAAGTGCGTCTTCTGGATGAGGATGGTGGAGTCGTGGCCCAGGGCACGGGGGCCCAGGGCCAGTTGCAGGTGCCCAGTGCCCACCTGTGGTGGCCGTACCTGATGCACGAGCATCCTGCCTACCTGTACGCGTTGGAG GTGAGGCTCACGGCACAGACGGCAGCTGGGTCCACGTCGGACTTCTACACACTCCCCGTGGGGATCCGCACCGTGGCCGTCACGAAACGCCAGTTCCTCATCAATGGGAAACCTTTCTATTTCCATGGGGTCAACAAGCATGAGGATGCAGAT ATCCGAGGGAAGGGCTTCGACTGGCCCCTGCTGGTCAAGGACTTCAACCTGCTTCGCTGGCTTGGCGCCAACGCCTTCCGCACCAGCCACTACCCCTACGCGGAGGAGGTGATGCAGCTCTGCGACCGCTATGGCATCGTGGTCATCGACGAGAGCCCCGGCGTGGGCATTGTGCTGCC CGAGAGCTACGACAACGTGTCCCTGCACCACCACCTGGAGGTGATGGAGGAGCTGGTGCGCCGGGACAAGAACCACCCGGCCGTGGTGATGTGGTCCGTGGCCAACGAGCCCACTTCCTTTCTGGAACCTGCCGCGTACTACTTCAA GACTGTGATTGCCCACACCAAAGCCTTGGACCCCTCCCGGCCCGTGACCTTTGTGACCAGAGTCGACTCTGCATCCGACCTGGGG GCTCCGTACGTGGACGTGATCTGCGTGAACAGCTACTACTCCTGGTACCACGACTACGGGCACATGGAAGTGATCCAGGTGCAGCTGACCACCCAGTTTGAGAAGTGGTATCAGGTCTATCAGAAGCCAATCATTCAGAGCGAGTATGGAGCAGACACGATTGCCGGTTTCCACCAG GATCCACCTCTTATGTTCAGTGAAGAGTACCAGAAGGATCTCCTGGAGCATTATCATTGGGTTCTGGATCAAAAACGCAAAGAATATGTGGTTGGAGAGCTCATCTGGAATTTTGCCGATTTTATGACCGACCAGT CACCAATGAGAGCACTGGGAAATAAAAAGGGAATCTTCACTCGTCAGAGACAACCAAAAAGTGCAGCATTTCTCTTGCGGGACAGATACTGGAAAATTGCCAATGAAACCATGTATCACCTTTCAGCAATGAAATCCTGGTGTTTGGGAAACAGCCCATTTACTTCTAAAAGCAAGAACTACTTCTCTACAGCATAA